The region CCGTCGATCCTTTGGATTAGCTGTGTATAACCTTGTTGGTAAATCCTGCGATATCCTGAGTTTTTATGTACGGGAATATTAACTATTTCGGAGTGCGACGTGTATCTGTCGGTTTGGCAAAGTTGTTTATATGTTTTGCAAGATGAGCTGCCTTCTCAGCAGTTCAATATGTGGGTGCGGCCACTACAAGCAGAAAGTACCGAAGATACCTTGACCATCTATGCGCCAAATCGATTTGTTTTGGACTGGGTGAGAGAAAAGTATTTAAATCGCATCAGTGAACTACTGACAGAGATCTGTGGTGACGAAGCACCTGAGCTGCGATTTGATGTAGGTAGTAAACCTATTGGCGCGGTCAATAGTGCGCCTGCTTCAGGTGAAAGTAGTCTGAGTACACAAGCCGGAGCGGTGAATAAGCCGGCGGCATCACCAGTGGGTGCCTCTAGCCCGGCTAAAGTGGAGCCCGCCCCAAAATCTGGGGTTAAGTCCAACATCAAAGAAAACTATACGTTTGATAATTTTGTTGAGGGTAAATCGAACCAGCTGGCAAAAGCTGCTGCAACTCAGGTTGCTGATAACCCGGGCTCTGCGTTTAATCCGGTCTTTATTTATGGCGGTACAGGCCTGGGCAAGACTCACCTGTTACACGCGGTAGGCAATGGCATCATAGATAAGAAGCCAGACGCAAAAATTGTCTACATGCATTCTGAGCGTTTTGTTCAGGACATGGTTAAAGCGTTACAGAACAATGCCATTGAAGAATTTAAGCGTTACTATCGCAGTGTTGATGCGCTAATGATCGATGACATTCAGTTTTTTGCTAATAAAGAGCGTTCGCAGGAAGAATTCTTTCACACTTTTAATGCCTTATTAGAAGGCAATCAGCAGATCATTCTTACGTCGGACAGATATCCAAAAGAAATCGAAGGGGTTGAAGATAGACTTAAGTCTCGTTTTGGTTGGGGCCTGACGATTGCCATTGAGCCACCCGAATTGGAAACAAGAGTTGCCATTCTTATGAAAAAGGCACAGCAGAGTAATATCAATCTGCCCCATGAAGTCGCCTTTTTTATTGCCAAAAAATTACGCTCCAACGTGCGTGAGTTGGAAGGGGCACTGAACCGGGTGATTGCTAATGCGAACTTTACCGGCAGACCCATTTCCATCGAATTTGTAAAAGAAGCGCTGCGCGATTTGCTTGCACTTCAGGATAAGCTGGTCACGATTGATAATATTCAACGTACAGTGGCCGAGTACTACCGGATCCGAGTGTCTGACTTATTGTCTAAGCGTCGGAGTCGATCAGTTGCTCGACCAAGACAAGTGGCGATGGCGCTGTCTAAAGAACTAACCAATCACAGTTTGCCTGAAATTGGTGATGCTTTTGGCGGGCGCGATCACACAACCGTGCTACACGCGTGTCGCAAAGTGAAAGCACTGCGTGATGAAAGTCACGAAGTGAAAGAAGATTATCAAAACCTGATCAGAACATTGTCGTCTTAAGGGCCTAGTATGCAAATTACGATTTCAAGAGAACAGTTTTTAAAACCCTTGATGCAGGTCTCGGGAGCCATTGAGCGAAAACACACACTGCCTATTTTATCCAACGTTTTGGTTGAGGTAAAAGAAGGTGTGTTGTCTATGACGGGCACTGACTTAGAGATTGAACTGGTTGCGAACGTCACGCTGGAAGAGCAAGTTGCCAATGCAAGTATTACTTTGCCTGCAAAAAAATTGCTCGATATCTGTAAGAGTTTACCGGATGGATCTTTACTGCAATTAAGCAGTCAGGAACATCAATTGCTTTTGACCAGTGGCCAAAGCCGTTTCTCTTTAACAACTTTGGCTGCGGAAGATTTTCCAAATCTTGAGCAGTGGGATGGTGAGGTTGAATTTCAGATCACGCGGTTGGAACTACGCCAACTGTTAGAAGCGACGCACTTCTCAATGGCCAACCAGGACGTACGTTACTATCTGAACGGGATGTCCTTTGAGGTCGACAACAGTGAAATTAAAACGGTTGCGACCGATGGTCACCGTCTGGCGATTGCACAACATCAGTTGTCGGAATCACTTAATACACAGCGTCAGTTGATCATCCCGCGTAAGGGGGTTCAAGAGATCATGCGTTTGTTGCCAGCTGACGATGAACCTTTGACCATTCAATTTGGTAGCAATCATATTCGTATTTTGGATCCCGAGTTTACTTTG is a window of Pseudoalteromonas sp. R3 DNA encoding:
- the dnaA gene encoding chromosomal replication initiator protein DnaA gives rise to the protein MYLSVWQSCLYVLQDELPSQQFNMWVRPLQAESTEDTLTIYAPNRFVLDWVREKYLNRISELLTEICGDEAPELRFDVGSKPIGAVNSAPASGESSLSTQAGAVNKPAASPVGASSPAKVEPAPKSGVKSNIKENYTFDNFVEGKSNQLAKAAATQVADNPGSAFNPVFIYGGTGLGKTHLLHAVGNGIIDKKPDAKIVYMHSERFVQDMVKALQNNAIEEFKRYYRSVDALMIDDIQFFANKERSQEEFFHTFNALLEGNQQIILTSDRYPKEIEGVEDRLKSRFGWGLTIAIEPPELETRVAILMKKAQQSNINLPHEVAFFIAKKLRSNVRELEGALNRVIANANFTGRPISIEFVKEALRDLLALQDKLVTIDNIQRTVAEYYRIRVSDLLSKRRSRSVARPRQVAMALSKELTNHSLPEIGDAFGGRDHTTVLHACRKVKALRDESHEVKEDYQNLIRTLSS
- the dnaN gene encoding DNA polymerase III subunit beta yields the protein MQITISREQFLKPLMQVSGAIERKHTLPILSNVLVEVKEGVLSMTGTDLEIELVANVTLEEQVANASITLPAKKLLDICKSLPDGSLLQLSSQEHQLLLTSGQSRFSLTTLAAEDFPNLEQWDGEVEFQITRLELRQLLEATHFSMANQDVRYYLNGMSFEVDNSEIKTVATDGHRLAIAQHQLSESLNTQRQLIIPRKGVQEIMRLLPADDEPLTIQFGSNHIRILDPEFTLTSKLVDGRFPDYRRVLPRGGDKLVNANREWLRSAFQRVSILSNEKFRGVRLNLSNGMLKISANNPEQEQAEETVEVEYQGDDLEIGFNVSYLLDVLNTLKTEDVQFTLADTNSSALIEGASDDSAMYVVMPMRL